The following proteins are co-located in the Dehalococcoides mccartyi 195 genome:
- the dapF gene encoding diaminopimelate epimerase, which translates to MKFTKLQSVGNDFVLIDPQGEDKDWSKLALHMCHRHFGAGADGLMLILPSAKADFRMRIFNADGSEAEICGNGLRCLIHYIAANNLIGNRDELSIETLAGIRNAQIFADGRIRTTMGKPMFEAHQIPVAAEPDPKYYNGQLISDFPLNINNRRLLLSLVSMGNPHAIHFCTKSVEEFPLGEVGPLVETHKAFPKRTNFEVANILDSEHIKVRVWERGVGETLGCGSGASAVAVAAQILGYVGKFVYIKLPGGTLGVEWDGHNDVYLTGKAEIIYTGEWLKDETV; encoded by the coding sequence ATGAAATTTACTAAGTTACAAAGTGTAGGTAATGACTTTGTGCTGATAGACCCTCAGGGTGAGGATAAAGACTGGTCAAAACTGGCACTCCACATGTGCCACCGGCATTTCGGTGCCGGGGCTGACGGGCTGATGCTTATTTTACCTTCAGCCAAAGCTGATTTCCGTATGCGGATATTTAACGCGGACGGCTCTGAGGCCGAAATCTGCGGCAACGGTCTGCGTTGTCTTATTCATTACATAGCTGCCAACAATCTGATTGGCAACAGGGATGAACTAAGCATTGAGACTCTGGCAGGCATACGCAATGCCCAGATATTTGCCGACGGGCGGATACGTACCACCATGGGTAAACCCATGTTTGAAGCCCACCAAATACCTGTTGCCGCCGAACCGGACCCCAAATACTATAACGGGCAGCTTATTTCTGACTTTCCGTTAAATATCAATAACCGCAGATTACTCCTTTCCCTGGTATCCATGGGCAACCCCCATGCCATACACTTTTGCACCAAATCTGTAGAAGAATTCCCCCTAGGTGAAGTTGGCCCACTGGTGGAAACTCATAAAGCCTTTCCCAAACGCACTAACTTTGAGGTTGCAAACATTCTGGACAGTGAACATATCAAAGTACGTGTTTGGGAACGGGGGGTAGGGGAGACTCTGGGCTGCGGCAGCGGAGCATCTGCCGTGGCGGTTGCCGCCCAAATACTTGGGTATGTCGGAAAATTTGTTTACATAAAGTTACCGGGCGGAACACTGGGCGTTGAGTGGGATGGCCATAATGACGTCTATCTGACCGGAAAAGCTGAAATTATATACACGGGAGAATGGTTGAAAGATGAAACTGTCTAA
- the hpt gene encoding hypoxanthine phosphoribosyltransferase: MGLNKERAFYKAVSRSIQSLNTQAELKAKLEGIIRLAARASHCAVSFLLIDTAGQKLSHNISFGLPQFYLHKGVLSAAKSIGETSGTQTVSITDTQNDSRIQFPQMAAKAGFSSILGSPVIHQEKVIGSLRFYCKDSYEFSQQDINFAENMARIISLAFGTLPVSTTSWDKTVPLPASDLKIARNVSFAHQSEAEFARLLDFYNIEWIYEPRSFPLSWKGEQVTEMFTPDFYLPGMDMYIELTTLKQSLVTTKNHKLKLLRELYPDIKISLLYKNDYARLLAKYGCGPLAQTRAHGIDRVLYTAQDISERVSSLARQISDDYRDSRPILIGVQRGFICFMADLIRQIAVPLDIDFMTISYYSGSNASMVRITKDMDLEVAGRDVLLVEDIVDTGITLNYLLNHLRSKNPASLKVCTLLDRKVRRLIDIKIDYVGFELPDEFVVGYGLDYHEEYRNLPFIGIPGIKETPDNKPC; the protein is encoded by the coding sequence ATGGGATTGAACAAAGAGCGGGCTTTTTACAAGGCCGTTAGCCGGTCAATTCAGAGCCTGAATACCCAAGCTGAACTGAAAGCAAAGCTGGAGGGGATTATCCGGCTGGCGGCACGGGCCAGCCATTGTGCTGTATCATTTCTCCTTATAGATACAGCCGGACAGAAGCTGTCCCATAATATTTCTTTCGGTCTGCCCCAGTTCTACCTCCACAAAGGTGTCCTCTCAGCCGCCAAAAGTATAGGCGAAACCTCAGGCACTCAAACTGTCAGCATAACAGACACACAGAACGATAGCCGTATCCAGTTTCCACAGATGGCTGCAAAGGCCGGTTTTTCTTCTATCCTGGGCAGTCCTGTTATCCATCAGGAAAAAGTTATCGGCAGCCTCAGGTTTTACTGTAAAGATTCTTATGAATTCAGTCAGCAGGATATAAATTTCGCCGAAAATATGGCACGTATAATCTCTTTGGCATTTGGCACTTTGCCTGTGAGCACAACTAGTTGGGATAAAACCGTCCCATTACCCGCTTCAGACCTGAAAATAGCCCGAAATGTCAGCTTTGCCCACCAGAGCGAAGCTGAATTTGCCCGCCTGCTGGATTTTTATAATATAGAGTGGATATACGAACCCCGTTCTTTCCCGCTTAGCTGGAAAGGCGAACAGGTGACTGAAATGTTCACCCCTGATTTTTACCTTCCGGGGATGGATATGTATATAGAGCTGACCACCCTGAAACAAAGTCTGGTCACCACCAAAAACCATAAACTCAAGCTGCTTCGGGAGCTTTATCCGGATATAAAAATAAGCCTGCTATATAAAAATGATTATGCCCGTCTGCTGGCTAAATACGGCTGCGGCCCGTTAGCCCAGACCAGAGCCCACGGCATAGATAGGGTGCTTTATACTGCTCAGGATATATCTGAAAGGGTGTCCAGCCTGGCACGCCAGATTTCCGATGATTACCGGGATAGCCGCCCGATACTTATAGGGGTGCAAAGGGGTTTTATCTGCTTTATGGCAGACCTGATACGCCAGATAGCCGTTCCGCTGGATATAGATTTTATGACTATATCCTATTACAGCGGTAGCAACGCATCTATGGTACGCATAACCAAAGATATGGATTTGGAAGTAGCAGGCAGAGATGTGCTGCTGGTTGAAGACATTGTGGATACAGGTATAACCCTGAACTATCTGTTAAACCACCTCAGGTCTAAAAATCCAGCCAGCCTAAAAGTTTGTACTCTGCTTGACCGCAAGGTAAGACGGCTGATTGACATAAAGATAGACTACGTGGGCTTTGAACTGCCGGATGAATTTGTAGTTGGTTATGGGCTGGATTACCATGAAGAATACCGCAACCTGCCGTTTATAGGCATACCCGGTATAAAAGAAACCCCGGATAATAAACCCTGCTAA
- the miaA gene encoding tRNA (adenosine(37)-N6)-dimethylallyltransferase MiaA produces the protein MKRTDSTAKATAPNPPLAPLLVILGNTGSGKSALALKLAREIPAGIVNADSRQIYSQMDIATAKPTPAEMSEIPHYLYSFIQPDQPFSLAEYQSLAYQAINKLHTQNRLPILVGGSGQYLKAVLEGWSIPQIAPDETFRAAMFEKAEKEGGASIFAELVKQDPQAAAKIDPRNIRRVVRALEVINKTGAEFSKLQTKNPPPYRVLKIGIHLAREELYRTVDLRVGKMLEQGLEAEVRHLLEQGYAATLPSMSGIGYRQIAKYIGGEISLSEAIEQMQFETHRLIRQQNTYFRLADPDIHWITLEESMDSGIINLVRNFLADGGKE, from the coding sequence ATGAAGAGAACTGACAGCACCGCCAAAGCAACCGCCCCAAATCCGCCCTTAGCGCCTCTACTGGTCATTCTGGGCAACACCGGCTCTGGCAAAAGCGCCTTAGCCCTGAAACTGGCCAGAGAAATTCCTGCCGGAATAGTCAATGCGGATAGCCGCCAGATATATTCCCAGATGGATATAGCCACCGCCAAACCCACACCGGCAGAAATGTCAGAAATACCTCACTACCTGTACAGTTTTATCCAGCCTGACCAGCCTTTCAGCCTGGCGGAATACCAGTCACTGGCTTATCAGGCCATAAATAAGCTGCATACCCAAAACCGTTTGCCAATACTGGTTGGGGGAAGCGGTCAATACCTGAAAGCAGTCCTTGAAGGTTGGAGTATTCCCCAGATAGCCCCTGACGAAACTTTCCGGGCGGCCATGTTTGAAAAAGCCGAAAAAGAAGGGGGGGCGTCTATTTTTGCAGAACTTGTAAAACAAGACCCCCAAGCAGCAGCCAAAATAGACCCCCGCAATATCCGCCGGGTTGTACGGGCACTGGAGGTTATAAATAAAACCGGTGCTGAATTTTCCAAGCTGCAGACTAAAAACCCGCCTCCGTACAGAGTACTTAAAATCGGTATTCATTTAGCCCGTGAAGAACTTTACCGCACCGTTGACTTGCGGGTGGGAAAAATGTTAGAACAAGGGCTGGAAGCGGAAGTCCGCCATCTGCTGGAACAGGGCTATGCGGCTACTTTACCGTCTATGTCCGGCATAGGTTACCGCCAGATAGCCAAATATATAGGGGGTGAAATCAGCCTGAGTGAGGCAATTGAGCAAATGCAGTTTGAAACTCACCGCCTAATCCGCCAGCAGAATACTTATTTCCGGCTGGCTGACCCTGATATACACTGGATAACACTGGAAGAAAGCATGGATAGCGGGATTATCAATTTAGTCCGTAATTTCCTGGCTGACGGAGGAAAAGAATGA
- the rpmI gene encoding 50S ribosomal protein L35, with product MPKMKTRKTAAKRFHVTGTGKIMRSKGMKSHLRRNKSARVRRQFDEMSQVAGVDRARIQKLIPYGVS from the coding sequence ATGCCTAAAATGAAAACCAGAAAGACTGCTGCAAAGCGCTTTCATGTAACCGGTACCGGCAAGATTATGCGCAGCAAGGGCATGAAGAGCCACCTGCGCCGTAATAAATCCGCCAGAGTACGCCGCCAGTTTGACGAAATGTCTCAGGTAGCTGGTGTGGACAGGGCTCGTATTCAAAAGTTAATTCCGTATGGTGTAAGCTAA
- the dxs gene encoding 1-deoxy-D-xylulose-5-phosphate synthase — protein sequence MSKLLDTINSPSDLKKLTLDELRELAVQIREELVNRVTLNGGHLASSLGVVELTIALHRVFESPKDKIIWDVGHQSYAHKLLTGRREQFATLRQHGGLSGFTCRDESPHDPFGAGHASTSISAGLGMAVARDLAKEDYSVISVIGDGAISGGMSFEAINNAGHLHTKFIVILNDNGMAISPSTGALSKFLNNVRFDPRFEFAKRGAKQTITNMPFGKSVWAFTKSIKRKFEKSMLPGSLWEELGFIYLGPVDGHNIRELEAALKCAKDFESQPVLIHMITKKGKGYDDAEADAVKYHGIAPKSGGLKSGHGLSYSQVFGQTLHKIMSDNPKVVAITAAMTDGCGLSEVAADFPDRVFDVGICEQHAVTFAAGMATQGYIPVVVIYSTFLQRSFDQIIHDVCLQKLPVVFAIDRGGIVGDDGKTHQGIFDLSFMSLIPDMIVTAPSDENDLQHLLYTAVNSGKPFALRYPRGFGEGVETEGTLRNIPIGENEVLASGSEIAIFATGKSVAFAKEAMEILAESGIKPTLVNNRYISPLDTELILKIAGNHKYLITVEENVLSGGLGSRINTILAEAGLVNAVKIANIAVPDKFVEHGNQSLLRAKYGLDGKGIAQKVLSLMANTGEAKHQQILCP from the coding sequence ATGTCAAAACTGCTAGACACAATAAATAGTCCCTCAGACCTGAAAAAGCTTACTCTGGACGAATTAAGAGAGCTGGCTGTCCAAATCCGTGAAGAACTCGTTAACCGGGTGACTTTAAACGGGGGACATTTAGCCTCAAGCTTAGGCGTCGTTGAGCTTACTATTGCATTGCATCGTGTTTTTGAAAGCCCCAAAGATAAAATAATCTGGGATGTGGGGCATCAGTCTTATGCCCACAAGCTTTTGACAGGCCGCCGTGAACAGTTTGCCACTCTTAGGCAGCATGGAGGATTATCCGGCTTTACCTGCCGTGATGAAAGCCCGCATGACCCTTTTGGTGCAGGACATGCCAGCACCTCCATATCAGCCGGACTGGGCATGGCGGTAGCCCGTGACTTAGCCAAGGAAGATTACAGTGTTATTTCAGTAATCGGAGACGGGGCTATTTCCGGCGGTATGTCATTTGAGGCTATAAACAATGCCGGGCATTTGCATACCAAATTTATAGTCATACTCAACGATAACGGCATGGCTATATCTCCCTCTACAGGGGCTTTATCCAAGTTTTTAAATAACGTCCGCTTTGACCCGCGTTTTGAATTTGCCAAACGGGGTGCCAAACAGACTATTACCAATATGCCTTTCGGCAAATCAGTTTGGGCTTTTACCAAGAGCATTAAACGTAAATTTGAAAAGTCTATGCTGCCCGGCAGTCTCTGGGAGGAATTGGGCTTTATTTACCTTGGTCCGGTAGACGGTCATAATATCCGTGAACTTGAGGCCGCACTTAAATGCGCCAAGGATTTTGAATCCCAGCCGGTGCTTATCCATATGATTACCAAAAAAGGCAAAGGCTATGATGATGCTGAAGCTGATGCTGTAAAATACCACGGTATTGCACCCAAATCAGGCGGGCTTAAGAGCGGGCACGGGCTTTCCTACAGCCAGGTATTCGGACAGACATTACATAAAATCATGTCTGATAACCCCAAAGTAGTAGCCATAACCGCCGCCATGACTGACGGCTGCGGGCTGAGTGAAGTTGCCGCAGATTTCCCGGACAGGGTCTTTGATGTGGGTATTTGCGAACAGCACGCCGTCACTTTTGCAGCCGGAATGGCTACCCAAGGGTATATACCGGTAGTAGTTATCTATTCTACTTTCCTCCAGCGCAGTTTTGACCAGATAATCCATGACGTCTGTCTGCAAAAACTGCCGGTGGTCTTCGCTATTGATAGGGGAGGGATTGTAGGAGATGACGGGAAAACCCATCAGGGTATTTTTGACCTTTCCTTCATGTCTCTTATACCGGATATGATAGTCACCGCTCCATCTGACGAAAACGACCTGCAGCACCTCCTTTACACCGCTGTCAATTCCGGCAAACCTTTTGCCCTCCGCTATCCCAGGGGATTTGGGGAGGGGGTTGAGACAGAAGGAACTTTACGTAATATTCCAATAGGGGAAAATGAAGTTCTTGCCAGCGGCAGTGAAATAGCCATTTTTGCCACCGGCAAGAGTGTTGCATTTGCCAAAGAAGCTATGGAGATACTGGCCGAAAGCGGTATCAAACCTACGCTGGTAAATAACCGCTATATAAGCCCGCTTGATACTGAGCTTATTTTAAAAATAGCCGGAAACCATAAATACCTTATTACAGTTGAAGAAAACGTGCTTTCCGGGGGGCTGGGCAGCCGGATAAATACTATTCTGGCAGAGGCGGGGCTGGTTAATGCGGTCAAGATTGCCAATATCGCCGTACCGGATAAATTTGTAGAACATGGCAACCAGAGCCTGCTTCGTGCCAAATACGGTCTGGACGGGAAAGGCATAGCCCAAAAGGTATTATCCTTAATGGCTAATACCGGTGAAGCAAAACACCAGCAGATACTTTGCCCATAG
- the tpiA gene encoding triose-phosphate isomerase, with product MRQIIIAGNWKMNTTLSEACTLVQGMKYELDQISGIQKIVCPPFISLAPVKTILDGSSIHLGAQNLFYEEKGAYTGEISPLMLQDICPYVIIGHSERRAYFGETGQVVNRKIKAALQAGIMPIVCVGEKLEENENGQTRQILETQMKEALAGINPSSIIIAYEPIWAIGTGKAATAAEANNTISYIRKVLGDIWGNTASRITPILYGGSVNEKNTAELLCQSDIDGALVGGASLKAESFVSICRQAADVRK from the coding sequence ATGAGACAGATTATTATTGCCGGGAACTGGAAAATGAATACCACTCTTTCCGAAGCTTGTACACTAGTGCAAGGCATGAAATATGAACTTGACCAAATAAGCGGCATTCAGAAAATAGTCTGCCCGCCGTTTATATCTTTAGCCCCGGTAAAAACCATACTGGACGGCAGCAGTATCCATTTGGGTGCTCAAAACCTTTTCTACGAAGAAAAAGGGGCTTACACCGGAGAAATTTCCCCCCTGATGCTGCAAGATATCTGCCCATATGTGATTATAGGCCACTCTGAAAGGCGGGCCTATTTCGGCGAGACCGGACAAGTAGTTAACCGGAAGATAAAAGCCGCCCTTCAGGCAGGTATAATGCCAATAGTGTGCGTGGGCGAAAAACTGGAAGAGAATGAAAACGGCCAGACCCGCCAAATACTGGAAACCCAGATGAAAGAGGCTTTAGCCGGGATTAACCCAAGCAGTATCATAATAGCCTATGAGCCTATCTGGGCCATAGGCACAGGCAAGGCTGCCACTGCAGCGGAAGCCAATAACACTATAAGTTATATCCGCAAGGTATTGGGTGATATATGGGGCAATACCGCATCCCGGATTACGCCTATTCTATATGGCGGCAGCGTAAATGAAAAAAATACTGCCGAACTTCTTTGCCAGTCAGATATAGACGGAGCTTTGGTAGGCGGAGCTTCCCTGAAAGCAGAGTCTTTTGTCAGCATATGCCGCCAGGCTGCTGATGTAAGAAAATAA
- a CDS encoding phosphoglycerate kinase, whose protein sequence is MENLTIRDLDFSGKKALVRVDFNVPINAETGSINDDSRIRAAIPTIDYLLDHQAKVILCSHLGRPDGKVVESMRLAPVAKRLSEILRQEVLTASDCIGDEVTAKVNALEDGQVLLLENLRFHPEEEANDPAFARKLADLADIYVDDAFGTAHRKHASIVGVAKYLPAVAGLLLEKELNALGKVLEHPPRPFMILLGGAKVSDKVGMLENVMDKVDTILIGGGMAATFLKAQGLEIGDSLIDDSLDTAKMLMDKAKSKNVKIVLPDDVLITFDKIGPDAKAENVSVENIPPTAKIVDIGLLTITLFTKQLEKCKTVFWNGPMGIYEIPQFSEGTRAMVNTMTRLHGTTIIGGGSTAEIVTELNIASKMSFVSTGGGASLKFLSGEKLPGVEVLAKKHE, encoded by the coding sequence ATGGAAAACTTAACAATCAGAGATCTGGATTTCTCTGGTAAAAAAGCTCTGGTGAGAGTGGACTTCAATGTTCCTATAAACGCAGAGACCGGCAGTATAAATGATGACAGCCGCATACGGGCAGCTATACCTACTATTGATTATCTGCTGGATCACCAGGCCAAAGTTATTTTATGCAGCCACCTGGGAAGGCCGGATGGCAAGGTAGTAGAAAGTATGCGTCTTGCCCCGGTGGCAAAACGTTTGTCAGAGATACTCAGGCAGGAAGTGCTTACAGCCTCTGATTGTATTGGAGATGAGGTAACCGCAAAGGTAAACGCGCTGGAAGACGGACAGGTGCTGCTGCTGGAAAACCTGCGTTTCCACCCGGAAGAAGAAGCCAATGACCCTGCCTTTGCCAGAAAACTGGCAGATTTGGCTGATATATATGTAGATGACGCCTTTGGCACTGCCCACCGCAAACACGCCTCTATTGTAGGTGTGGCCAAATACCTGCCGGCAGTGGCCGGGCTTCTCCTTGAAAAGGAGCTTAATGCTCTGGGAAAAGTGCTGGAACACCCGCCCAGACCCTTTATGATACTGCTGGGGGGTGCCAAGGTAAGTGACAAGGTGGGCATGCTGGAAAACGTTATGGATAAGGTAGATACTATTCTTATTGGCGGAGGCATGGCTGCCACTTTCCTGAAGGCACAAGGGCTGGAGATAGGTGACTCTCTTATTGATGACAGCTTGGATACTGCTAAAATGCTGATGGATAAAGCAAAGTCTAAAAATGTTAAGATTGTCCTGCCGGATGATGTACTGATAACATTTGATAAAATAGGCCCTGATGCCAAAGCAGAAAACGTAAGCGTGGAAAACATACCCCCCACAGCCAAAATTGTAGATATTGGGCTGCTTACCATTACCCTTTTCACCAAGCAGCTTGAGAAGTGCAAAACAGTCTTCTGGAACGGGCCTATGGGCATTTACGAAATACCCCAGTTTTCAGAGGGCACCAGGGCAATGGTAAACACCATGACCCGCCTGCACGGTACTACTATTATCGGCGGCGGTTCTACAGCTGAAATTGTGACCGAACTGAATATTGCCAGTAAAATGAGTTTCGTATCTACCGGAGGCGGAGCTTCACTCAAGTTTCTCAGCGGTGAAAAATTGCCCGGCGTAGAGGTGCTTGCAAAAAAACATGAATAA
- the rplT gene encoding 50S ribosomal protein L20 yields MARIKGGIATHKRHKKVLALTKGHASARHSLFKRAHESMVHAMSYAFAHRRARKGDMRRLWITRINAAARAEGLTYGELMSGLKTAGIDINRKVLADMAVSDSVAFAAVAAKAAAAKAN; encoded by the coding sequence TTGGCACGTATTAAAGGTGGCATAGCCACACATAAAAGACATAAAAAAGTACTGGCCTTAACCAAAGGCCACGCTTCAGCCAGACATTCGCTGTTCAAGCGGGCACATGAGTCCATGGTTCATGCCATGAGCTATGCCTTTGCCCACAGACGCGCACGCAAAGGTGATATGCGCAGACTCTGGATAACCCGTATAAATGCGGCTGCCAGAGCCGAAGGGCTGACTTATGGCGAACTCATGTCCGGCCTTAAAACTGCCGGTATTGATATCAACCGCAAAGTTTTGGCTGACATGGCCGTATCTGACAGCGTTGCATTTGCCGCTGTGGCCGCTAAAGCCGCTGCTGCTAAAGCAAACTAA
- a CDS encoding 2,3-bisphosphoglycerate-independent phosphoglycerate mutase, protein MNKLNLMKELSQATPSKIVLLVIDGLGGLPHPESGQTELETAHTPNLDELAGKSICGMSSPVAAGITPGSAPGHLALFGYNPVDCLIGRGVLEALGIDFDLRPGDVATRGNFCTVDAQGLICDRRAGRVSSTVSAKLCALLDRQEFEGIQVIVKPVKDHRLVVVFRGSGLSEKVTDSDPQKLGAAPKEVKPLAEDAGLMARVANQFLQFAANALKDHAPANMILLRGFSEKPCFTTMNEIYKLKTAAIASYPMYRGLSKVVGMDVLPTGPTLNDEIATYKANFEKYDFFFIHVKATDAAGEDGDFERKVKALEELDKVLPEILALKPDVVAVSGDHSTPAVIEGHSWHEVPVLIYSKYCRPDKVCRFSETDCLQGGLGHIPATDIMPLAMANALKLGKFGA, encoded by the coding sequence ATGAATAAATTAAACCTGATGAAAGAGCTATCCCAAGCGACCCCCAGCAAGATTGTACTGCTGGTAATAGACGGACTGGGCGGTTTACCCCACCCCGAAAGCGGGCAGACCGAACTTGAAACTGCCCATACCCCAAATCTGGACGAATTAGCCGGTAAAAGCATCTGCGGCATGTCCAGCCCGGTTGCAGCCGGTATAACCCCCGGCAGTGCCCCCGGCCATCTGGCACTTTTCGGTTATAACCCGGTTGACTGCCTTATAGGACGGGGCGTGCTGGAAGCGCTGGGTATAGATTTTGATCTGAGGCCCGGAGATGTGGCAACCCGCGGAAACTTCTGCACGGTAGATGCGCAGGGGCTGATTTGTGACCGCAGAGCCGGGCGGGTTTCAAGCACAGTCAGTGCTAAACTTTGCGCCCTTCTGGACAGACAAGAGTTCGAAGGCATTCAGGTAATTGTAAAACCGGTCAAAGACCACCGTTTGGTGGTAGTATTCCGCGGCAGCGGTTTGTCTGAAAAGGTGACTGATTCAGACCCTCAAAAGCTTGGGGCTGCCCCCAAAGAGGTCAAACCCTTAGCTGAAGATGCCGGCCTTATGGCCAGAGTAGCAAACCAGTTTTTGCAGTTTGCAGCCAACGCCCTCAAAGACCATGCCCCGGCAAACATGATACTTCTGCGGGGGTTTTCAGAAAAACCCTGCTTTACCACTATGAATGAGATTTATAAGCTTAAAACGGCCGCTATTGCCAGTTACCCCATGTACAGGGGACTTTCAAAGGTAGTGGGTATGGATGTATTACCCACCGGCCCGACCCTGAATGATGAAATAGCCACTTACAAGGCTAACTTTGAAAAGTACGACTTTTTCTTTATCCATGTAAAAGCCACAGATGCCGCCGGTGAAGACGGTGACTTTGAGCGCAAAGTAAAAGCACTGGAAGAACTGGATAAGGTACTGCCTGAAATACTGGCCTTAAAGCCGGATGTGGTGGCCGTAAGCGGTGACCATTCCACCCCGGCCGTTATAGAGGGACACAGCTGGCACGAAGTACCGGTGCTTATTTATTCTAAATATTGCCGTCCGGACAAAGTCTGCCGCTTTTCCGAAACAGACTGCCTGCAGGGCGGACTGGGACATATACCCGCCACTGATATTATGCCGCTGGCCATGGCTAATGCCCTTAAACTCGGTAAATTCGGAGCCTAG
- a CDS encoding COG2426 family protein produces the protein MSSEFWLSLGLPPELLVFLVSAVPVSELRGALPLAINVLGIPWYWAYLIALAGNLLPVPFILFLLEKVLALLGHFAFIRKFTDWIVDLGKKRSAPVERYKRIGLLLLVAVPLPFTGAWTGSLVAVVLGLDRKEALIYISLGVVVAGVVVTCLCLLGWFGALMAGLVLSGVAVFRMMNSRKPPCLT, from the coding sequence TTGTCGTCAGAATTTTGGCTTAGTTTGGGGTTGCCGCCGGAGTTACTGGTTTTTCTGGTGTCGGCCGTGCCTGTTTCTGAGTTGCGCGGGGCTTTGCCGCTGGCTATAAATGTGCTGGGTATACCCTGGTATTGGGCGTACTTGATTGCACTGGCAGGAAACTTGCTGCCGGTGCCCTTTATATTATTTTTACTGGAGAAGGTTCTGGCTCTGCTTGGGCATTTTGCTTTTATCCGAAAATTTACCGACTGGATTGTTGATTTGGGTAAAAAAAGAAGCGCCCCGGTTGAAAGATATAAACGCATCGGGTTACTGTTGTTAGTCGCAGTTCCCCTGCCCTTTACCGGAGCGTGGACAGGCTCATTGGTTGCGGTGGTGCTGGGTCTTGACCGCAAAGAAGCTTTGATTTACATCAGTTTAGGAGTGGTTGTGGCGGGAGTGGTGGTTACCTGTTTGTGTTTGCTGGGATGGTTTGGGGCTCTGATGGCGGGGTTGGTGCTTAGCGGGGTTGCAGTTTTCCGTATGATGAATTCCAGAAAACCGCCTTGTTTAACTTGA
- a CDS encoding LL-diaminopimelate aminotransferase → MKLSKRIENLPPYLFVQISKKIAEKRAKGEEVISFAIGDPDLPTPKHILAELCKAAEDPANHRYPETEGLPVLRKAMAEWYEKRFGVKLNPDTEVLPLIGSKEGIGHAAWCFLDPGDVALVPDPAYPVYAISSQLAGAEVFYMPLNKENNFLPDFNAIPQDVLSKAKILWINYPNNPTGAVAGLDFFKEAAEFAAKHNLAVCHDGPYSEIAFDGYRPVSFLEADGAKEVGIEFHSLSKSYNMTGWRIGMAVGNAKMIDALRRFKSNLDSGIPQAIQLMAIAALNGSQDVISQNCAVYQRRRDRLVEALRNIGMEVTAPKASLYIWAPVPEGYTSASFATELLDKTGVVVTPGTGYGTSGEGYIRLSLTVPDEQLEKGIAKLANFKSQA, encoded by the coding sequence ATGAAACTGTCTAAACGGATTGAAAATCTGCCGCCGTATCTTTTTGTCCAGATAAGCAAAAAGATAGCTGAGAAACGCGCTAAAGGCGAAGAGGTAATCAGTTTCGCTATTGGCGACCCTGATTTACCGACGCCCAAACATATACTGGCGGAACTTTGCAAAGCGGCTGAAGACCCGGCTAATCACCGCTATCCCGAAACCGAAGGATTGCCGGTGTTGCGTAAGGCTATGGCAGAGTGGTATGAAAAACGGTTCGGGGTAAAACTAAACCCTGATACCGAGGTATTGCCTCTTATAGGGTCAAAAGAGGGCATAGGGCACGCTGCCTGGTGCTTTCTTGATCCCGGTGATGTTGCACTGGTGCCAGACCCGGCCTATCCGGTATATGCCATCAGCAGCCAGCTGGCAGGCGCAGAGGTATTTTATATGCCGCTGAACAAAGAAAACAACTTCCTGCCGGACTTTAACGCCATACCGCAAGATGTACTTTCTAAAGCCAAAATTCTCTGGATAAACTATCCCAACAATCCCACCGGTGCAGTGGCAGGCTTGGACTTTTTTAAGGAAGCAGCGGAATTTGCCGCTAAACACAATCTGGCAGTCTGCCATGACGGACCGTACTCTGAAATAGCTTTTGACGGCTACAGACCTGTAAGTTTTCTTGAAGCTGATGGTGCCAAAGAGGTAGGGATAGAGTTTCATTCTCTTTCCAAAAGCTACAATATGACCGGCTGGAGGATTGGCATGGCCGTTGGCAATGCCAAAATGATAGACGCCCTGCGGCGGTTTAAATCCAACCTTGACTCAGGTATTCCTCAGGCTATCCAGCTGATGGCAATAGCGGCTTTGAACGGCTCCCAAGATGTGATTAGCCAGAACTGCGCCGTATATCAGCGCCGCCGTGACCGCCTGGTGGAAGCCCTGCGCAACATCGGTATGGAGGTTACAGCCCCAAAAGCCAGTTTATATATCTGGGCACCTGTACCCGAAGGCTATACTTCAGCCAGCTTTGCTACTGAACTTCTGGATAAAACCGGTGTTGTAGTTACACCAGGTACGGGGTATGGCACATCCGGCGAAGGGTACATAAGGTTATCACTGACCGTACCTGACGAACAACTGGAAAAAGGCATTGCCAAGCTTGCCAACTTCAAGAGCCAAGCATAG